CAGCGGCTGCGAGCTGGTGCTGACCCTCGGCACCGGGCTGGGCAGCGCCCTCTACGACGGCGGGACGCTCGCCCCGCATTTGGAGCTGTCGCACGCCCCGGTGCGCTGGGGCACCACCTACGACACGTACGTCGGCGAGCCGGAACGCCGGCGGCTCGGCGACGGCTTCTGGTCCCGCCGGGTCCGGCAGGTGGTGGACGGGCTGCGCCCGGTCTTCCGTTGGGACCGGCTCTACCTCGGCGGGGGCAACTCCCGGCTGATCCGCCCCGAGCAGCTCGCCCGGATGGGTGACGACGTGGTGGTCGTACCGAACACCGCCGCCCTGGTCGGCGGCGTCCGCGCCTGGCAGCTCCGGGTGTGACCCGGGCCGGGCCCCGCCCGTCCGGCCGCCGCCCGGGTCGGTCGTCGTCTGGCCGCCGCCCACGGGTGGCCTCCCGCGCCGGTCGCCGTACGGGCCGTCGCTCACGGGCGTCGGCGGGGTCGGGTGGACGCGGTGGGGTGGTGCCGGGCGGAGGCTGTCGAGCTGCCCCAGATATGGGGCAGCCCCACCGGGGTCCCGCCGCCCTTCCCACCGGGCCCCGCCGGCATCCCACGTGCTTCCCTGGTGTCCCGCAGTGACCCGCCCGGGACCTGTCCGGAGCCGCCCGGACTGCGGAAACCGTCGCGGGGAACAGTCGTGACCGGGGGAGCGTTGTGCCAGCGTCGGCGCAGGACGGTGGTGCGACACGAGGAGGTGGGTCGAATGGATCTTCTGGCGGACTACCGGCGGGCGACCATGTTCTTCGAGGCCGGTGACCCGACCGGGGCGGCCCGGCTGCTGGAGCCGATCGTCGAGGCCGAGCCCGGCAACACGGCGGTACGGCAGCTCCTGGCCCGGGCGTACTTCCAGTCCGCCCAGCTCGGGCGGGCCGAGACGCACCTGCGGGAGCTGGTCGACCGGGACCCGAGCGACCACTACGCGCACCACGTGCTGGGCCGGACGCTGGAGCGGCTGAACCGCCCGGCCGACGCGCTGCGGCACCTGCGGATCGCCGCCGCCATGTACGCGACGAACGACGCGTACCGGACGGCCCTGCGACGGGTCGAGACCCGGGTCGGCGGCGGACGCTGACCCCGGGGTGACAGTCGCCGGCCTACCATTGGCCGGCATGGAGCCGATCCGCCCGGTCGGTCGGCCCGACGCGGTGACGCGCGGGCCGACCGACCGGCGGGCGGCACGACACTCGACCGGGGCGTGCGATGAAACTCAAGCTGGACCTGCACGACATCTTCAACAAGGGCCAGGACATCGACCGGGCGCTGCGCGGAATCATGGACGAGGCGGTGGCGAAGAAGGCCACCCTGGTCGAGATCATCCCCGGTAAGGGCTCCGGCCAGCTCAAGAAGCGGGTGCTGCGCTTCCTCGACCAGAAGGACGTCAAACAGCTCTACCACCGGGTCGAGAAGGACTCGAAGAACTTCGGCCGCCTCTTCGTCCACTTCCGCTGGAAGTAGCGGGTAGCGGCGTCAGGGTGGCCTGCTTCTGCGCCAGCGGAGATCGAATCCGCGCCGCCGCCCGCTGTCCCAGATTCGGGGCAGCTCGACAGGCTCAACCCACCACACCGTCACCCCCGGGTGGGACGCTTCGAGGGCTCCCCGGAGCGGACGGTCGACACCGGCCAGCCGAGAATCCTCGTCCGGATTCGGCAGAGCCCCGGGCCGACTGACCCGGGGCTCTGCGCGAAGCGCGAAGCGCGAACTGAGCGGACGGCTCAGGGCGCCTCGACGGCGCGGACGGAGAAGGTGGCGACGTTGTCGCTCGGGTCGGCCTCCGGAGCCGGGTTCATCTGCCAGGCGCGGACCTCCAGGCCGCCCGTGCCCAGGTCACCGAGGGTGATGTCGGAGGCGGCGCCGAAGACCAGGTCGAAGGTGCGTTCCTCGCCCTCCATCATCGGGCCGCCGGGCACGCAGAAGTGGCTGCACTCGGTCCACGGGTCCCAGAAGCCGGCCGGCATGCCCACCGGGCGCACTTCGAGGCTGGTGTGCGGGGCGTCGCCGGCGTAGCGCACCGTCACCGGCAGCCGGCCCTCGAAGTAGCCTTCCGGCTGGCGGACGACGGTCAGGTCGCCGGTGACGCTGATCGCGGCGTCCGGCCGGGTGTCCCGTACGTACGGCTGGGGGTCGGCGAGCGAGCCGGTGGGCGAGCGGAACCGGGTCCGGAAGCTCTCCTGGGTGACCAGCGTGCCGCCGACCTTGACCGCGAGGGTCCCCTTGCCGGCTTTCATGGCGTACGGCTGGACGGTGGTGAGCACCTGGAAGGGCACGGTGAACTCCCGCCGCTCGCCCGGCGCGAGCATGCTGCCCGGCACGATGCACTCGACCTGGACCCGTCCGTCCGCCAGCCAGTCGCCGGGGCTGTAGCAGTCGGCCGCCCAACTGTCGTTCCGGTAGGAGCCGGGGACCGGCTCGGTGATCACGTAGCTGGCCCACACGGTCTCGGCGCTCTGGTTGGTCACCTCGGCCGTCAGGGCGCCCCGGTAGCCGCGTTCGGTGGGCTCCAGGACGAGCCGGTCAGCGACGCTGGCGGTGCCGGCGTCGGCCGTGGCGGGCGCGGCCTGCGCGCCCGGGGCCCCGGCGAGCGTGACCGCCAGCGCCGTCGCGGCCACTCCGGCCACTCCGGCCACCATTCTGGACATTCTGGTACGCATTTGACTCCCCCGTTGGGTCAACTGCTCGACGAGCGTCCATGATGGCAGCTCGCCCCGTCTCTCGCCGCCCCATTTCCGATCATCAGGCCCGGGATCAGAGGGAGTGCGTGCGGGCCACCGCCAGCATCTCGGAGGAGTGCGAGCCGACCACGCCGACGTCCGGTGGGCGGGGACGGAAGCCGGGCAGCGCGGCCAGGCCGTCGCTGGCGTCCATCACCCGCAGGTCCACCTTCTCCGTCTTCGGGGTCAGGGTCAGGGTCACCTCGACGCCCTCCGGCGGCGGGGCGTGGAAGACGATTCCGAAGTCCCACCGCTGCTCGCCGGTGATCCGGTCGAAGAACACCGGCCGCCCGGCCACCACCGCGTTCTGCACCATCGCGGTGGTCGTGTCGACGTGCAGGGTCAGCAGCCGGGCCTGCCGCTGCGGCACGATCCGCAGCCGCAGCTCACGGCCGACGGTGGTGCGGGTGTCGGCGAGCACCCGGACCTGTGCCGCCGGCAGGTCGGCCCGGGGCGCGGGGCCGGTACGCAGCTCGGTGTCGCCGAGCCCGGGGAACTCGTCGCCGACCTGTTCGACGCCGTCGACGTACCCGTCGGTCCAGGGTTGCGGGTCGGTCTCGTGGCTGAGCCAGCGGGCCTGGCCGGAGCCGGCGTCCAGCGCGTACATCAGGTGGGTGGGGATCGGGTGGGCGGCGTCGAACCGGTCCACCGACAGCCCGACCCCGGCGCACACCGCCGCCGCGAGCGTCGCGACCAGCGCGGGCAGCGCGCCCCGGCGGCGGGCCCGCGCGGCGGCCATGCCGCGCGCCCCACCGGCCTGTGGGTGCAGCAGGTCCACCACGGGCAGCGCGGCCAGGCCGAGCAGCGCCGCGAAGAGCGCGGCCACCGCCCCCATGCCCATCCCCAGCGCCGGGAACAGCAGCACCACGGTGGGCAGCAGCACCAGCACGCCGACGGCCGCCGCGGCGGTCACCGCGACCACCGGGCCGGGGCCGTCGATCCGCAGGGCCAGCGCGACCAGGCCGCCCAGCGCGCCGGCCAGGGCCGGCAGGGTCGTCAGGTACGACCCGCCGGGCGCGACCGCCGCCAGGGCCGCCCCGAACACGACCAGCCAGCCGAGGCCGCCGACGGCCAGCGCGGCCGGGCCGACCAGGCGGCGGGTCGACGCGTACCAGCCGAACAGGACGGCCGCGGCCAGCGCCAGCACGGCCAGCCGGTACCAGCCCGGCCGGTACGGGTCGAGCAGCTCGGCGTGCCCGGGGCGGAGCGCGCGCACCCCCGCCCAGAGCAGCCACGCGGTCAGCGGGGCGACGACCACCGGCACCACGGCCAGCGCGAAGCCGGCGGCCAGCCGGGGCAGGCTGGTCCGGCCGCGCCGCCGGGCCGCCCAGCCGAGCGCGCCGACGGCGAGCAGGGCGGCCAGCACCAGCGGCCAGGTCGCCCAGCCCGGGTAGCGGACCAGTCCGCCCGGCACCGGGAAGTACGTGGCGTCGTGCGCCGCGTACAGGTCGCCCAGGTCGGTCCGGCCGAACTCGCGGGCCAGGGCCAACGCGTTGTCCCCGTGGTGCTGGAGGCTGCGCCGGTCCATCGACTCCGGGGTGTCCAACGGGGTGTGGTAGATCGCCCCGCCGTCCAGGTA
The sequence above is a segment of the Micromonospora sp. WMMD882 genome. Coding sequences within it:
- a CDS encoding tetratricopeptide repeat protein; translated protein: MDLLADYRRATMFFEAGDPTGAARLLEPIVEAEPGNTAVRQLLARAYFQSAQLGRAETHLRELVDRDPSDHYAHHVLGRTLERLNRPADALRHLRIAAAMYATNDAYRTALRRVETRVGGGR
- a CDS encoding M28 family peptidase; its protein translation is MDAPPPRSAADRAFARPRRRPVAAVVALAALAAVAAGVLFDLRTPAVAPADAPAAGFSATRAYEHVRVVAAETHPAGSPANDRVRAHLETTLRGLGLETSVQDTVAPEAGQLSGAAGGTTLARVRNVVARLPGTDPTGRVFLVAHYDSVQSGPGGNDDAAGTSAILEVARALTSGPRPRNDVVFVLTDAEEACLCGAAAFAAGHPLAADGGVVLNLEARGSTGPVIMFETSRRNAALVDAFGRAAPHPVGTSFAVEVYRLLPNDTDFTAFLAEGFVGLNSAYLDGGAIYHTPLDTPESMDRRSLQHHGDNALALAREFGRTDLGDLYAAHDATYFPVPGGLVRYPGWATWPLVLAALLAVGALGWAARRRGRTSLPRLAAGFALAVVPVVVAPLTAWLLWAGVRALRPGHAELLDPYRPGWYRLAVLALAAAVLFGWYASTRRLVGPAALAVGGLGWLVVFGAALAAVAPGGSYLTTLPALAGALGGLVALALRIDGPGPVVAVTAAAAVGVLVLLPTVVLLFPALGMGMGAVAALFAALLGLAALPVVDLLHPQAGGARGMAAARARRRGALPALVATLAAAVCAGVGLSVDRFDAAHPIPTHLMYALDAGSGQARWLSHETDPQPWTDGYVDGVEQVGDEFPGLGDTELRTGPAPRADLPAAQVRVLADTRTTVGRELRLRIVPQRQARLLTLHVDTTTAMVQNAVVAGRPVFFDRITGEQRWDFGIVFHAPPPEGVEVTLTLTPKTEKVDLRVMDASDGLAALPGFRPRPPDVGVVGSHSSEMLAVARTHSL
- a CDS encoding Smr/MutS family protein, translated to MKLKLDLHDIFNKGQDIDRALRGIMDEAVAKKATLVEIIPGKGSGQLKKRVLRFLDQKDVKQLYHRVEKDSKNFGRLFVHFRWK